The genomic segment CCCAAAAGTCGAGATCAAATACGATGTGGACGATAAGCCGTTTTCACGGAACGTGGACCTGCTGGTTTATGATGATCAGGGAAAACCGGTCCTGGCTCTCCTTTTCTGCTCTGGCACTCCGGAATCATACACTCGTGAGGCCGTCTACGCCGGCAGGCTGGTTCCAGAGGGGCCGACTTCCCTGGTCGTGGTGACGGACAGCAAGGATGCTCGCCTGTTGCGAACCATGGACGGCAAAGTCCTGGACAGTGGGTTTGCAGCAATTCCCTCCTGGGATGCTCTCCAAAAACTGCTTCGCGACAA from the Desulfonatronum thiosulfatophilum genome contains:
- a CDS encoding type I restriction enzyme HsdR N-terminal domain-containing protein; this translates as MHEVSLGQTIQDYLTGDELEMTTYEDLRQGLARMLVEEKGYPKEKVIPKVEIKYDVDDKPFSRNVDLLVYDDQGKPVLALLFCSGTPESYTREAVYAGRLVPEGPTSLVVVTDSKDARLLRTMDGKVLDSGFAAIPSWDALQKLLRDNPAPKLDPARVLREQRVFYMYSGFLESCCGKTCPEP